A stretch of Camelina sativa cultivar DH55 chromosome 18, Cs, whole genome shotgun sequence DNA encodes these proteins:
- the LOC104761631 gene encoding uncharacterized protein LOC104761631 isoform X3 encodes MFSVKENPRGKPENVKIENLFVQIFERKRRIVDQVKQQVDLYDHHLASKCLLAGVSPPSWLWSPSLPSQTSELNKGEIISELLFPSSRPSIICPFSYQRPVRFLADNVVRQDLTSVVNNNPIEEQLLEKEPQHDLSHNLVRHVTNHSHEQDGNIASPRDVHEKEGLPESVSIDCGENQSCSSPEHSQNQTVETNLDATFPGCSQGEKVLKSVSTTGCERKPSPPGYRQEETDPDAYLDPGLSLAKMQRSRSRQKALELRSSAKASKSRSKSRSDLKSSQDGNIGFGIASLRSDSVSEIKLFKHDENDEECRDEVENSNSQDKGGDQCIKTCLTRESFTLHQKVDSVKKSSSEDAYASSVSESLPESGHVNDIDILQCNEKVNEVSAEVDEQVDDPKSRTCNETAYLDGSTDQMDDPKSRTCNETAYLDGSTDQMDDPKSRTCNETAYLDGSTDQMDDPKSRTCNETAYLDGSTDQMDDPKSRTCNETAYLDGSTDQMDDPKSRTCNETAYLDGSTDQMDDPKSRTCNETAYLDGSTDQMDDPKSRTCNETAYLDGSTDQMDDPKSRTCNETAYLDGSTDQMDDPKSRTCNETAYLDGSTDQMDDPKSRTCNETAYLDGSTDQMDDPKSRTCNETAYLDGSTDQMDDPKSRTCNETAYLDGSTDQMDDPKSRTCNETAYLDGSTDQMDDPKSRTCNETAYLDGSTRSKSSSQDSAKEKHQKSSKSFSGNFQSRYSSPSHCADHEVELPQAIPVVNELSMITDAGTSIFQSEIIARSRSNAREDRSKTEHSGSLSSAIDVEPRDSISILQGSHVKDSLDPSTVDVESLIVENITSNDQSEEKGECVDMNRCSSAERVSQTGISPDETFCAGAIQGSMSKTELLGFFESPSVELQSVNSVIHSDDESVSLKPIAVIGEGSLVEEDNNGVSIEISSISNSRSSNQTDITVVEPLQVESILQESGTPEKLIDHSKRCDISCGSKEVQPLGSVTNAGSSQCHERISRPRSSATEENSANEYKAFSVGSYHKSADKLVEVREGNSSLRTPNRPAFVKPESTHIDDNEKRNFDEVPVNSQEKSMMEKVPTPAPAAKVSYVPSLTDFGVNLLADSEMDDIEEHNGLKIEMVQEMESHASHSGLKVGEDEPAESNTFTGHIDASRKRAQHETSYEKGVPPITGDGKCTETEDSHDPESSIQEFFCSSSSIGGSMRQNKRRRTLEKTTSRGLSPSPGGDNLELDSVRETVHHREEVACHNLDNYDVELQKMIGSASSDHYGVELQKMIGYASSAELRFDESYLFKEAGLMSPASFSFRPEQLSVQRSQIAPDHGVRSENIHFLPFAGKTSHGLASCIVRDSDGSPCIPPLGLISSDDGSPPVLEGFLIQTDDENQSGSKNQLNHDNFQLPRTTAESAAMIEQICKSACRTTPSLHLAKTFKYDGKLELDQSVSTELFDGMFFSQNLEGSSVFDNLGINHDYTGRSYTDSLPLSGAGSSAEARNPCTSPTEKLWYRSLQKSSSSEKRSSQTPDLPCISEENENVEEEAENLCTNTPKSTRSEKQRSSILELPCIAEENENMEEISEAVNEASGSERENVSAEMKPLGDVNEEDPMKFLPLVSEAKILVDRQSLDSVNTAFSFSAKCNSVKSKVGKQSNRRFTGKGPRLPENEPRHNNIVSNMTSFVPLVQQQKPAPALITGKRDVKVKALEAAEASKRIAEQKEKDRKLKKEAMKLERARQEQENMRKQEIEKKKKEDDRKKKEAEMAWKQEMEKKKKEEERKRKEFEMADRKRQREVEDKKVKEAKRQRIAEIQRQQREADEKLQAEKELKRQAMDARIKAQKELKEDQNNAEKTRGQANTRIPEVRSKSNSSDKVISNPGKMSEEPYLGIEEMEESYDISPYKCSDNEEEEEDDNDAMSNKKFVPTWASKSNVMLAVIPQQNLDPKITFPVKRKCDISEVLLPPRFQSR; translated from the exons ATGTTTTCCGTCAAGGAGAATCCGAGGGGGAAGCCAGAGAATGTGAAGATTGAGAATCTTTTCGTTCAGATCTTTGAGAGGAAGAGGCGAATCGTCGACCAGGTTAAGCAACAAGTAGATCTCTACGACCACCATTTAGCCTCCAAATGCCTACTCGCCGGAGTATCTCCTCCGTCGTGGCTTTGGTCTCCGTCTCTACCTTCCCAAACTTCCG AGTTGAATAAGGGGGAGATTATATCAGAACTTCTATTTCCTTCTTCAAGACCTTCCATCATTTGTCCCTTTTCATACCAACGGCCTGTCAGGTTTCTAGCTGACAATGTAGTAAGACAAGACCTGACGTCTGTGGTAAATAATAACCCAATAGAAGAGCAGTTGCTTGAAAAGGAACCACAACACGACCTCTCACACAACTTAGTCAGACATGTTACGAATCATTCTCATGAGCAGGATGGTAATATTGCATCTCCTAGAGATGTCCATGAGAAAGAGGGATTGCCAGAAAGTGTCTCAATCGATTGCGGAGAGAatcaaagttgttcatctcctGAACACTCTCAGAATCAGACAGTTGAAACTAATCTTGATGCTACATTTCCTGGATGTAGCCAAGGGGAAAAGGTTCTCAAAAGTGTCTCAACTACTGGTTGTGAGCGGAAACCATCTCCTCCCGGTTATCGTCAAGAAGAAACTGATCCAGACGCTTACCTTGACCCTGGATTATCACTTGCTAAGATGCAGAGATCAAGGTCACGTCAGAAAGCTTTGGAGCTTCGTAGTAGTGCCAAAGCGTCGAAAAGCCGTTCAAAAAGTAGAAGTGATCTCAAATCTTCTCAGGATGGAAACATAGGCTTTGGGATTGCTTCTTTAAGGTCTGACAGTGTTAGTGAGATAAAGTTATTTAAGCATGATGAGAATGATGAAGAGTGTCGAGACGAAGTAGAGAACAGTAATTCTCAAGATAAAGGAGGGGATCAGTGtattaaaacttgtttaactaGAGAGTCTTTTACCTTGCATCAGAAAGTGGATTCGGTGAAAAAATCTTCGAGCGAGGATGCTTATGCTTCTAGTGTATCAGAATCTCTACCCGAGTCTGGTCATGTGAATGACATTGACATATTACAGTGCAATGAGAAAGTTAATGAAGTGTCTGCCGAAGTAGATGAGCAAGTGGATGATCCCAAAAGCAGAACTTGCAATGAAACAGCTTATCTCGATGGAAGTACTGACCAAATGGATGATCCCAAAAGCAGAACTTGCAATGAAACAGCTTATCTCGATGGAAGTACTGACCAAATGGATGATCCCAAAAGCAGAACTTGCAATGAAACAGCTTATCTCGATGGAAGTACTGACCAAATGGATGATCCCAAAAGCAGAACTTGCAATGAAACAGCTTATCTCGATGGAAGTACTGACCAAATGGATGATCCCAAAAGCAGAACTTGCAATGAAACAGCTTATCTCGATGGAAGTACTGACCAAATGGATGATCCCAAAAGCAGAACTTGCAATGAAACAGCTTATCTCGATGGAAGTACTGACCAAATGGATGATCCCAAAAGCAGAACTTGCAATGAAACAGCTTATCTCGATGGAAGTACTGACCAAATGGATGATCCCAAAAGCAGAACTTGCAATGAAACAGCTTATCTCGATGGAAGTACTGACCAAATGGATGATCCCAAAAGCAGAACTTGCAATGAAACAGCTTATCTCGATGGAAGTACTGACCAAATGGATGATCCCAAAAGCAGAACTTGCAATGAAACAGCTTATCTCGATGGAAGTACTGACCAAATGGATGATCCCAAAAGCAGAACTTGCAATGAAACAGCTTATCTCGATGGAAGTACTGACCAAATGGATGATCCCAAAAGCAGAACTTGCAATGAAACAGCTTATCTCGATGGAAGTACTGACCAAATGGATGATCCCAAAAGCAGAACTTGCAATGAAACAGCTTATCTCGATGGAAGTACTGACCAAATGGATGATCCCAAAAGCAGAACTTGCAATGAAACAGCTTATCTCGATGGAAGTACTGACCAAATGGATGATCCCAAAAGCAGAACTTGCAATGAAACAGCTTATCTCGAtggaagtacaagatctaaaagcTCAAGTCAAGATAGCGCCAAGGAGAAACATCAAAAATCAAGCAAGTCCTTTTCTGGTAACTTTCAGTCAAGATATTCGAGTCCCTCTCACTGTGCCGATCATGAAGTAGAATTACCTCAAGCAATACCTGTGGTTAATGAACTTTCTATGATAACAGATGCTGGAACGAGCATCTTTCAGTCTGAAATCATTGCAAGATCCAGAAGTAATGCTCGAGAAGATAGATCGAAGACCGAGCATTCAGGCTCTCTATCTTCTGCAATTGATGTGGAGCCAAGAGATTCAATTTCAATACTGCAAGGTAGCCATGTAAAAGATTCACTGGATCCCTCTACTGTTGATGTGGAAAGTTTAATAGTTGAAAATATAACTAGCAATGATCAATCAGAAGAAAAGGGTGAATGTGTTGACATGAACAGATGTTCAAGTGCTGAAAGGGTAAGCCAAACTGGCATCTCCCCAGATGAGACCTTTTGTGCGGGTGCAATCCAAGGTTCTATGTCCAAGACCGAGCTTTTGGGCTTTTTTGAGTCCCCTTCAGTTGAATTGCAGTCGGTAAACTCAGTAATTCACTCAGACGATGAAAGTGTATCTTTGAAGCCCATTGCTGTTATTGGTGAAGGTTCATTAGTGGAGGAAGATAACAATGGTGTATCGATTGAAATTAGCAGTATTTCAAATTCTAGAAGTTCAAACCAAACTGATATCACGGTGGTTGAGCCATTGCAGGTTGAGTCTATTCTTCAGGAAAGCGGTACGCCCGAAAAATTGATTGACCATTCTAAAAGATGTGATATTAGTTGCGGGTCCAAAGAAGTGCAGCCACTGGGTTCAGTGACAAATGCTGGGAGTAGCCAATGCCATGAAAGAATTAGTAGGCCAAGAAGCTCAGCTACAGAAGAGAATTCAGCAAATGAATATAAGGCTTTTTCTGTTGGCTCTTATCACAAATCGGCTGACAAACTGGTTGAAGTTAGAGAAGGAAATTCATCGCTGAGAACCCCTAATCGCCCTGCTTTTGTGAAGCCTGAATCAACCCATATTGATGATAATGAAAAACGCAATTTCGATGAGGTTCCAGTGAATAGTCAAGAAAAATCAATGATGGAGAAGGTCCCCACTCCAGCACCCGCTGCAAAGGTGTCTTATGTCCCATCCCTTACTGATTTTGGAGTAAATCTCTTGGCAGATAGTGAAATGGATGACATTGAGGAGCACAATGGGTTAAAGATAGAAATGGTACAAGAAATGGAATCGCATGCAAGCCACTCTGGCTTAAAAGTAGGAGAGGATGAACCTGCAGAGTCAAATACATTTACTGGCCATATAGATGCATCGAGAAAGAGAGCTCAACATGAAACATCCTATGAAAAAGGTGTTCCCCCAATTACAGGAGATGGAAAATGTacagaaacagaagattctcATGATCCAGAGAGCTCGATTCAGGAATTTTTCTGCTCTAGTTCCTCCATTGGGGGATCCATGCGGCAGAATAAGCGGAGAAGAACCCTGGAAAAAACAACTAGTAGAGGGCTTTCGCCAAGCCCAGGG GGAGACAATCTCGAGTTAGATTCTGTTAGGGAAACAGTACATCATCGGGAGGAAGTTGCATGTCACAACCTGGATAACTATGACGTTGAGTTACAGAAGATGATTGGATCTGCATCTTCAGATCACTATGGTGTTGAGTTACAAAAGATGATTGGATATGCATCTTCAGCTGAGTTACGATTTGATGAG AGTTACTTATTCAAGGAAGCTGGATTGATGAGTCCTGCCTCATTTTCCTTCAGACCAGAACAGCTAAGTGTACAGAGGAGTCAAATTGCTCCAGATCACGGAGTTAGATCAGAAAATATTCACTTTTTGCCATTTGCTGGAAAAACCTCACATGGATTAGCTAGTTGCATTGTTCGCGATTCAGATGGTTCTCCTTGTATACCACCCTTGGGTTTGATAAGCTCAGACGATGGAAGCCCCCCTGTTTTGGAGGgatttttaattcaaacggATGATGAAAATCAAAGCGGCTCCAAAAACCAGTTAAATCATGACAATTTCCAACTTCCAAGAACTACAGCAGAAAGTGCAGCcatgatagagcagatttgcaAGTCTGCTTGCAGGACCACTCCGTCATTACATCTGGCTAAGACATTTAAGTACGATGGAAAACTAGAGTTGGATCAGTCCGTCTCAACTGAGCTGTTTGATGGCATGTTTTTCAGTCAGAATCTCGAGGGTAGCTCTGTCTTTGATAACTTAGGGATTAACCATGATTATACAGGAAGATCGTACACTGACTCTCTGCCTCTTTCTGGTGCTGGCTCATCTGCTGAGGCTAGGAATCCTTGCACGTCACCGACTGAGAAGTTGTGGTATAGAAGTTTGCAGAAGTCTTCCAGTTCAGAGAAACGAAGCAGTCAGACACCAGACCTACCTTGCATTAGCGAAGAGAATGAGAACGTAGAAGAGGAAGCTGAGAACTTATGCACAAACACTCCAAAGTCTACGAGGTCAGAGAAGCAAAGAAGTTCAATTCTGGAACTTCCTTGCATAgctgaagaaaatgaaaacatggAAGAGATATCTGAAGCTGTCAATGAAGCATCTGGTTCTGAAAGGGAGAATGTCTCTGCCGAAATGAAACCTCTTGGTGATGTTAATGAAGAAGACCCTATGAAGTTTCTTCCACTTGTTTCTGAAGCCAAGATTCTTGTTGATCGACAGAGTCTAGACTCTGTCAATACTGCATTCAGCTTTTCCGCTAAGTGCAACAGTGTCAAAAGTAAAGTGGGAAAGCAGAGTAACCGAAGGTTCACGGGTAAAG GTCCCCGGTTACCAGAAAACGAACCTAGGCACAACAACATTGTCTCCAACATGACTTCGTTCGTTCCACTTGTGCAGCAGCAAAAACCAGCACCTGCACTAATTACAG GCAAGAGGGATGTCAAAGTAAAGGCCCTGGAGGCTGCTGAGGCTTCAAAACGGATTGCTGAACAGAAAGAGAAGGATCGTAAGCTGAAGAAGGAAGCTATGAAGCTTGAAAGGGCTAGACAGGAACAGGAAAATATGAGAAAGCAGGagatagagaagaaaaagaaagaagatgatcgaAAGAAAAAGGAGGCGGAAATGGCTTGGAAGCAagagatggaaaagaaaaagaaagaagaagagcggAAGAGAAAGGAGTTTGAGATGGCTGATAGGAAAAGGCAGAGGGAAGTAGAAGACAAAAAGGTAAAGGAAGCTAAAAGACAACGCATTGCAGAAATTCAGAGACAACAAAGAGAGGCTGATGAAAAACTACAAGctgaaaaagaattgaaaagacAAGCTATG GATGCGAGGATAAAAGCACAGAAAGAACTCAAAGAAGACCAAAATAATGCAGAGAAAACCCGAGGACAAGCGAATACTAGGATCCCTGAAGTGAGATCAAAGAGTAATTCCAGTGACAAG GTGATAAGCAATCCAGGGAAAATGTCTGAAGAACCCTACTTGGGAATTGAAGAAATGGAAGAGTCGTACGACATCTCTCCATACAAATGCTCAGACaacgaagaggaagaggaagacgacAATGACGCCatgtcaaacaaaaaattcGTTCCTACTTGGGCCag TAAGAGCAATGTCATGCTCGCTGTCATTCCCCAACAAAACCTTGATCCAAAAATTACTTTCCCTGTAAAACGAAAATGCGATATAAGCGAAG TTCTTTTGCCTCCAAGGTTCCAATCAAGATAG